The DNA region tcaaataaattaattatttgTGACTCTTCGATATTATGTCACTCGAGAGAAAAGAGCCAAACTATTTTGGAGCGGGACCTGCCCTGCTCCCAACCAGTGTACTGCAACAGGCTGCCCAAGATTTGATCAACTTTCAAGGAATTGGTCTTGGCGCCGGAGAGATCAGCCATCgctcagctgctggtgctaATATTATAGAGAGCACTCGCCAGCATCTGGTCGAGTTGCTCGACATTCCAGACACCCACGAGGTTTTCTTCATGCAAGGAGGCGGAACTACCGGTTTTTCGTCCATCGCAACTAATCTCACAGCCTCATTCGCCAAGAAGACCGGACGGAAGGGCACACCAGCTTACGTCGTCACTGGAAGCTGGTCGAAAAAAGCTGCCGAGGAGGCCACCAGACTGGGCTTTAACCCGGACATTGTGCTGGACTCGAAGAAGGTCGACGGCAAGTTTGGCACTATTCCGGGCACCGACAAGTGGAGCATTCCTCAAGATCTGTCCAACACTTCGTACCTTTACTTCTGTGACAACGAGACCGTCAACGGTGTCGAGTTCCCAGAATTCCCATTTGAGAAGTTCCCAGGCGTTGAGATCGTCGCTGATATGTCCTCGAACTTTTTGTCCAAAAAGGTGGACGTTTCCAAGTACGGCTGTATTTTCGCAGGTGCGCAGAAAAACGTTGGTCTGGCCGGTATCACGGTCTatatcatcaaaaagagcCTTCTTGACCACCCAACTGAGGACGATCTGACCAAGCTGAACATCCCGTTGAGCCCTATCGCATTTGATTTCCCAACTGTCGTTAAGAACAAGTCGGCATACAACACCATTCCAACGTTCACCGTGCATATCGTGGACCTTGTACTGCAAAACCTGATCCAGAAAGGTGGTCTTGATGTCCAGCAGAAGGCCAACGAGCAGAAGGCCAAGCTTCTGTACGAGGCTCTGGACGAGTTCCCTAGCGTGTATAAGCTCCCTGTGGAAAAGTCGGTgagatcaaaaatgaaCGTGGTGTTCACGCTGGCTGATGGCTCGGACGCCGAGTTCCTCAAAGCTGCAGAGGAAAGAGAACTCACGGGTCTGAAGGGCCACCGTTCCGTTGGGGGCATGCGCGCTTCTTTATACAACGCCGTGTCACTGGAGAGTGTCAAGCTGCTGTGCGACTTTGTGAGAGAGTATGGTGCAGAGCACGCCTAATTAGTCTGGTATCCATTTAGATAATAAGCAATATCGCATTTCTGGTCCATGTCGATGTAGCAGTGTAGGATCCCGCCCTGTGTGTGGATGATGAGAGACATTGCGTCACACAGTTCCATCAGCTTCGCACCAACATTCCAGTGCTTCAGCTTCACTTTCAGCGACACCGGTCGTAGCACGCTCGAGTCCCAGCTTTGTGGCAccgagtcgtcgtcgtcgggcAGaacgtccagctgctctttccATTGGACCACTATTTTGCGCTGTTCTTCCTCTATGACAAACTTCAGCTGTCCGGTCTGATTTCCCACAATGGATATTAGGTCTGACGTCCGGTAGCGCTCCAGACGTTTGAGCAAAGGCACGATCTTCATTGGCAATTTCATGGCCAGCTTCATGCTGTCCATTGTCGGCTCTACAATCCGCAGATCGCTGTCCATTTTGAGCAGACGCACAGGAACGTTGAACGAATGGCTCACATTCGATGTCACTGAGATCTGTTCAGTGTAAAAAAGCGCAAGTGATGCGGcagctttgtttttgatctctCCACCGTTGGAGGGCCTTCGTTGCAGGCGGATCACCAGACTGCTGGAGACGTTCGACTTTTCGTAATTGCGTAGTACCTGCAACAGAGGCTCAATATTGATCTCGAACGGTATCACGTTGTTGCGTGTCGAATCCACCTCGTAAAGTTGAAATATGCTCGAATCAAGCTTACACCAAACAGTGGGCTCGTTCAATC from Ogataea parapolymorpha DL-1 chromosome V, whole genome shotgun sequence includes:
- a CDS encoding Phosphoserine aminotransferase, which gives rise to MSLERKEPNYFGAGPALLPTSVLQQAAQDLINFQGIGLGAGEISHRSAAGANIIESTRQHLVELLDIPDTHEVFFMQGGGTTGFSSIATNLTASFAKKTGRKGTPAYVVTGSWSKKAAEEATRLGFNPDIVLDSKKVDGKFGTIPGTDKWSIPQDLSNTSYLYFCDNETVNGVEFPEFPFEKFPGVEIVADMSSNFLSKKVDVSKYGCIFAGAQKNVGLAGITVYIIKKSLLDHPTEDDLTKLNIPLSPIAFDFPTVVKNKSAYNTIPTFTVHIVDLVLQNLIQKGGLDVQQKANEQKAKLLYEALDEFPSVYKLPVEKSVRSKMNVVFTLADGSDAEFLKAAEERELTGLKGHRSVGGMRASLYNAVSLESVKLLCDFVREYGAEHA